The Echinicola rosea genome has a segment encoding these proteins:
- a CDS encoding ROK family transcriptional regulator produces the protein MNLIDPKKSLDEKEGVVEIKNYLNKIKIIKNLYTNGSNTASEICNEVGISLPTVNSLLTDLIKAGKLVKQGRAESQGGRKPDLYRLAQDSFYVLALDISKFAVRAAIYDSGNKAVTEIGTFKITLNNEKSTFDKIGDFMETYMQESGIPNEKIIAIGMSMPGLVDSVNGVNHTYLKFGKKSLVENFEARFDRKVFIENDARAMTLAEFKFSQDQKYNNVLGIFVGWGIGLGIIIDGKLYRGGAGFAGEFSHSPIFESREISCTCGKKGCLEAVASGTAMVRMAEEAIEKDSDSILSRMARERGEGIDPSLIVDAALAGDQRAITILSDVGLDLGRGISILIQLLNPDLIIVGGSVAEAQQYLITPIQQALNIFSMAKSREKSELTLYKLGKEVGLLGGVAVVIENIFEDIIN, from the coding sequence ATGAATTTAATCGATCCAAAAAAGAGCCTAGACGAAAAAGAAGGGGTAGTGGAAATCAAAAACTACCTCAACAAAATCAAGATCATTAAAAATCTCTATACCAATGGCAGCAACACTGCAAGCGAGATTTGTAATGAAGTGGGCATCAGTCTGCCTACGGTAAACTCATTACTGACTGATCTGATCAAGGCTGGAAAACTTGTCAAACAAGGCCGCGCAGAGTCGCAAGGTGGCCGAAAGCCAGACCTCTACAGGTTAGCGCAAGATTCCTTTTATGTCTTAGCACTTGATATTAGCAAGTTTGCGGTCCGTGCAGCCATCTATGACAGTGGCAACAAAGCGGTCACAGAAATCGGCACGTTCAAAATCACCTTAAACAATGAAAAGTCCACGTTTGACAAAATAGGTGATTTCATGGAAACCTATATGCAAGAGTCTGGGATTCCAAATGAAAAGATTATTGCGATTGGCATGTCCATGCCAGGCCTGGTGGACTCAGTAAATGGTGTAAACCACACCTACTTGAAATTTGGCAAGAAAAGCCTGGTCGAAAACTTCGAAGCACGTTTTGACAGAAAAGTATTCATAGAGAATGATGCCCGAGCCATGACATTGGCCGAATTCAAGTTTAGCCAGGATCAAAAATACAATAACGTACTCGGCATCTTCGTGGGCTGGGGAATTGGTCTTGGGATCATCATTGACGGAAAGCTCTACAGGGGTGGAGCAGGATTTGCAGGTGAATTCAGCCACTCCCCTATCTTCGAGTCCCGTGAGATCTCCTGTACCTGCGGCAAAAAAGGTTGCCTGGAAGCCGTGGCTTCCGGGACGGCCATGGTAAGGATGGCAGAGGAAGCCATCGAAAAAGATAGTGATTCCATCCTAAGCCGAATGGCCAGGGAGCGAGGAGAGGGCATTGATCCGTCCCTCATCGTCGATGCGGCGCTTGCAGGTGACCAAAGGGCCATCACCATCCTGTCTGACGTGGGGCTGGACTTGGGACGAGGGATTTCGATCCTCATCCAATTGCTCAATCCGGATTTGATCATCGTGGGTGGCAGCGTGGCAGAGGCACAGCAATACCTGATCACGCCGATCCAGCAGGCGCTGAACATCTTCAGCATGGCCAAGTCCCGTGAAAAGTCAGAGCTGACCCTGTACAAGCTGGGCAAGGAAGTAGGCCTATTGGGAGGCGTGGCCGTAGTAATAGAAAATATATTTGAAGATATCATAAACTGA
- a CDS encoding PIG-L family deacetylase gives MLSNYPLSEVEECFLKESGVKEITTKIPYLTVDNFPKLGLLTACRFLEWAAHNPDGVISLPTGKTPEFFIKWTQFLLENWDSKKGKQIREQYGMSDLKKPVLKDLHFVQIDEFYPISSSQHNSFYHYVNKFYIDGFGLDPEKALLINSDDIPLAEGKHFSEIFPDLKVDLSLRFREASNKQEKLQQESIFLIDKWCGEYEQKIREKGGIGFFLGGIGPDGHIAFNTRGSDIFSTTRLTETNFETQAVAAGDLGGIEVSANRLVITIGLDSIVYNPEAVGIIIAAGEAKAQIVKDSLETDLTNIHPATVLQKLKNGRFYLTKGGASKLTDSINSYYKTGEWTQAKTEKSILELCKKLGKYASRLKLEDLKNDPYTSLIPNLSEKTVASVIQSTIDKLNRGIEKEENEVLLHTGPHHDDISLGILPHITNQLSEKTNEAHFSVLTSGFTAVTNTFVIDTLLYTKKLLDADQIQMVNYEDFFQTGYKLKMDKDVYHYLTNVASEDPEQQKRGLCHRVVRAVVEVFEVKNNQKLRETINDVISILKNSYDGEKNPPKIQKLKGMIREFEEELVWAHFGVKVRNVHHLRLGFYTGDIFTEQPDKKRDVEPIVEMFREINPTKISLTLDPEGSGPDTHYKVLQATAEAVRQWSKEKDLSDLRIIGYRNVWFKFEAAESNVIVPVSLGDLSVMEDSFANCYLSQVNASFPSYAHNGKFSTIAKRTWVNQLNDVQLLLGKDYFYQHDMAKVRASHGLIFFKDMNVEEFIAHARELEKSIEGMI, from the coding sequence ATGCTAAGCAACTATCCTTTATCGGAAGTAGAAGAATGTTTCTTAAAAGAGTCAGGCGTGAAGGAGATCACCACCAAGATCCCTTACCTGACTGTGGACAATTTCCCAAAGCTTGGGTTATTGACGGCATGTAGGTTCCTGGAGTGGGCTGCCCACAACCCTGACGGGGTGATCAGCTTACCAACTGGCAAAACTCCTGAGTTTTTCATCAAATGGACCCAATTTCTGCTTGAGAATTGGGATAGCAAAAAAGGCAAGCAAATCCGTGAACAGTATGGGATGAGCGATCTCAAAAAGCCGGTTCTTAAAGACTTGCATTTTGTACAGATCGATGAGTTTTATCCAATTTCCTCTTCCCAGCACAATAGCTTCTACCATTATGTAAACAAGTTTTACATTGATGGGTTTGGCCTGGATCCAGAAAAAGCATTGCTGATCAATTCCGATGATATTCCATTGGCCGAAGGCAAACACTTTTCTGAAATATTCCCAGACCTTAAGGTGGACCTTTCCCTTCGATTTAGAGAAGCCTCGAACAAACAAGAAAAACTGCAGCAGGAGTCTATCTTCCTGATCGACAAATGGTGCGGCGAATATGAGCAAAAAATCAGGGAAAAGGGCGGAATAGGCTTCTTCTTGGGCGGCATTGGCCCCGATGGACATATTGCTTTTAACACCAGGGGTTCTGACATTTTCTCCACTACAAGGCTGACAGAGACCAATTTCGAAACACAAGCCGTAGCGGCGGGTGACCTGGGAGGCATAGAGGTATCTGCCAACCGACTCGTCATCACCATCGGGCTAGACTCCATCGTGTACAATCCCGAAGCGGTGGGCATCATCATTGCCGCTGGCGAAGCCAAGGCACAGATCGTAAAAGATTCGTTGGAAACAGACCTGACCAATATCCACCCGGCCACGGTACTCCAAAAATTGAAAAATGGCCGTTTTTACCTGACCAAAGGTGGCGCTTCCAAACTGACTGACAGCATCAACAGCTATTACAAAACAGGCGAATGGACACAGGCCAAGACCGAAAAATCCATCCTTGAGCTATGTAAGAAGTTGGGCAAGTATGCCAGTAGGCTTAAATTGGAAGACCTCAAAAACGATCCATATACTTCACTTATTCCCAATCTTTCTGAAAAAACGGTAGCTTCTGTCATCCAAAGCACCATCGATAAGCTAAACAGGGGAATTGAGAAAGAAGAAAATGAAGTGCTTCTTCATACCGGACCTCACCACGATGATATTTCCTTGGGGATTTTGCCCCATATCACGAACCAACTGAGTGAGAAGACCAACGAAGCCCATTTCTCCGTATTGACTTCTGGCTTTACAGCAGTGACCAACACCTTTGTGATCGACACCTTGCTCTACACCAAGAAGCTGTTGGATGCAGACCAAATCCAAATGGTCAATTATGAGGACTTCTTTCAGACAGGCTATAAGCTAAAAATGGACAAGGATGTGTACCACTACCTTACCAATGTAGCATCAGAAGATCCTGAACAACAAAAAAGAGGACTTTGCCACCGTGTGGTAAGGGCTGTGGTAGAAGTATTTGAAGTCAAAAACAACCAAAAGCTTCGTGAGACCATTAATGATGTGATCAGCATCCTTAAGAATTCTTACGACGGCGAGAAAAACCCACCAAAAATCCAGAAACTGAAGGGCATGATCCGGGAGTTTGAGGAAGAATTGGTTTGGGCGCACTTTGGCGTGAAAGTAAGAAATGTACATCACCTGAGACTGGGCTTCTACACCGGAGATATATTCACCGAGCAGCCGGACAAGAAACGTGATGTGGAGCCGATCGTGGAGATGTTCCGCGAAATCAATCCAACCAAAATCAGCTTGACGCTGGACCCGGAAGGAAGCGGTCCCGACACCCACTACAAAGTACTTCAGGCAACTGCCGAAGCGGTAAGACAGTGGAGCAAAGAAAAAGACCTGAGTGATCTCCGCATCATCGGTTACAGAAACGTATGGTTTAAGTTTGAAGCGGCAGAATCCAATGTCATCGTACCGGTTTCATTGGGAGACCTCTCCGTTATGGAAGATTCATTTGCCAATTGCTACCTCAGCCAGGTGAATGCATCATTCCCAAGCTATGCCCACAATGGTAAATTCAGTACCATCGCCAAGCGTACATGGGTAAATCAACTGAACGACGTGCAGTTGCTGCTTGGAAAAGATTATTTCTATCAGCACGACATGGCTAAGGTAAGGGCAAGCCACGGCCTGATTTTCTTCAAGGACATGAATGTGGAAGAATTTATCGCCCATGCCAGAGAATTGGAAAAATCCATTGAAGGGATGATCTAA
- a CDS encoding ROK family protein, which translates to MKKNRLILGLDIGGTSINAGIMKDGELIEKREISTPSQEPQEVILSTIADFIASYFSHEIDGIGIGIPGLVDADKGIVYNLENIPAFTKVALKGYLEKALDKPVYINNDANCFALGEYKFGGANKHRHIVGITLGTGIGTGVITNGELYPGFLCGAGEWGGVPYLDSNFENYCSSKFFRKLHHTTAKKLAAKAASGDQEALDLFYEYGTHIGNLIKYILFTFAPEAIVIGGSIRKAFPYFSKGIEETVKTFPYASISENLTIYTSSFDDSAIMGAAALMTEAEAHVANIVK; encoded by the coding sequence ATGAAAAAAAATCGGCTGATTCTGGGACTTGATATTGGAGGGACTTCTATCAATGCCGGTATTATGAAGGATGGGGAACTGATCGAAAAGCGAGAGATCTCCACACCTTCGCAAGAGCCCCAAGAAGTAATACTATCGACCATCGCTGACTTTATCGCTTCCTATTTTTCCCATGAGATAGATGGAATAGGCATAGGCATTCCCGGTTTGGTGGATGCTGATAAAGGCATCGTTTATAACCTAGAGAATATTCCTGCTTTCACCAAGGTAGCCCTTAAAGGTTACTTGGAAAAAGCACTTGACAAACCCGTCTATATCAATAACGATGCAAACTGTTTTGCCCTCGGTGAATATAAGTTTGGGGGAGCCAATAAGCACAGGCACATCGTGGGGATTACGTTAGGGACAGGGATCGGCACCGGTGTCATCACCAATGGTGAACTCTATCCGGGATTTCTGTGCGGAGCCGGTGAATGGGGAGGTGTGCCTTACCTGGACAGTAATTTTGAGAACTACTGCAGTAGTAAGTTCTTCAGGAAACTCCACCATACCACTGCAAAAAAGCTGGCCGCCAAAGCTGCCAGCGGAGATCAGGAAGCATTAGACCTGTTTTATGAATACGGTACACATATCGGAAATCTGATCAAGTATATACTGTTTACCTTTGCTCCTGAAGCAATTGTAATTGGTGGATCCATTAGAAAGGCATTTCCTTATTTCTCCAAGGGGATAGAGGAAACGGTAAAGACTTTTCCTTATGCTTCCATCAGTGAAAACCTGACCATTTACACCTCTTCGTTTGATGACTCGGCCATCATGGGAGCTGCTGCGCTGATGACAGAAGCAGAAGCCCACGTAGCCAATATCGTCAAATAA
- a CDS encoding VCBS repeat-containing protein, translating into MFGKRYTAIFLFITLFLIGKNVHAQDVPYPVFFQEKKPKKSGIAFKNEITEDAHHNILTYEYFYNGGGVAVGDLDNDGLDDIFFTGNMVDNVLYHNEGNFNFKDISKKAGIRGKDSWTTGVTMADINADGFLDIYVCYSGDGDAKSRQNELYINNGDLSFSEKASQYGLDDASNSTQALFFDFDKDGDLDMFLLNHNIEVIHELEFAAAKTDRHPTAGDRLYRNDSGTFTDISEAAGIIGNSLGFGLGIIASDINDDGWPDLYISNDYVEHDYLYINNQDGTFSEKLAEKLQHISHFSMGLDIADINNDGMKDIFTLDMLPEDNKRQKLLYGPENYEHYGLMVSEGFHHQNMRNMLQVNNGNSTFSEIGQLAGISNTDWSWSSLFFDANNDGYKDLYITNGYYRDYTNRDFLKYKGDYYFQKAINREKADTLELVTSMTSTPLPNYAFQNKGDLTFRDVSEEWGLAKHGFSNGAAYADLNNDGRLDLVVNNLNDFASIYQNTSNPGTKGNFLKVTLKGEGKNTYGIGSQVTVFTEHRALILEQMPTRGFQSSISYTLHFGLGGSEKVDSLRVLWPSGKTQTLQAISANQTILLSESQATPMESRKMPRTVAAYYESAPSPVQYHHKEKGYNDFKRQPLLTEMPSYLGPKLAATNAVDGSTLLYIGGTKGNPGKLFKADTTGHLTPTSAIVTGEEYTDADALFLDANQDGHPDLYLASGGYHNYTPKDEALQDRLYLNDGTGKLLQNPEALPKMLTSTAVVKSADINQDGFPDLFVGGRIVPGKYPEIPNSYLLINDGTGTFTDATSILAPDISNLGMVTDAAWTDLNGDRFSDLIIVGECMSVQVFINQHGKQLINQTSQWLASSPHGLWNSLAKGDFDGDGDDDLILGNYGLNSQLKASKEHPITLYYGDFDENGSIDPLMVRYVQGEAYPFASRDELLDQLYGMRSKFTDYESYSKAKIEDILTKSQLESADRLTVNELKTLYLENTGNTFTIHSLPIEAQFAPVYSIEVMDFDENGTLDFILGGNQTFTRLRIGAMDANYGQVFLGDGNGHFSYLPQNQSGLTIKGDIKSILPIRLPEGDFLLFGLNNQGIVAYKKVK; encoded by the coding sequence ATGTTTGGAAAACGATATACGGCTATATTCCTTTTTATAACCCTTTTTTTAATTGGAAAAAACGTCCATGCACAGGACGTTCCCTATCCTGTTTTCTTTCAAGAAAAGAAGCCCAAAAAGAGTGGGATTGCATTCAAAAATGAAATCACAGAGGATGCACACCACAACATCCTGACCTACGAATACTTCTACAATGGTGGCGGTGTGGCAGTGGGTGATCTCGATAATGACGGGCTGGACGATATTTTCTTTACGGGAAACATGGTGGACAATGTCCTTTACCATAACGAAGGAAACTTCAATTTCAAGGATATCAGCAAGAAAGCCGGTATAAGGGGAAAGGACAGTTGGACCACTGGCGTCACCATGGCCGATATCAATGCTGATGGATTTTTGGACATCTACGTTTGCTATTCTGGAGATGGAGATGCCAAAAGCCGACAAAATGAGCTTTACATTAACAATGGTGATCTCAGTTTTTCAGAAAAGGCATCCCAATACGGCTTGGACGATGCCTCAAACAGTACCCAGGCACTTTTCTTTGATTTTGACAAGGATGGTGACCTGGACATGTTTTTACTCAATCATAACATTGAAGTCATTCATGAACTGGAGTTTGCAGCAGCCAAAACCGACCGTCATCCCACTGCAGGGGATCGTCTCTACAGAAATGACAGCGGCACTTTTACAGACATCAGTGAAGCTGCTGGCATCATCGGGAATTCACTGGGCTTCGGCCTGGGCATTATTGCTTCGGACATCAATGACGACGGCTGGCCTGACCTTTACATTTCAAATGATTATGTGGAGCATGATTACCTCTATATCAATAACCAAGACGGCACTTTTTCTGAAAAACTCGCCGAGAAACTACAACACATCAGTCATTTCAGCATGGGCCTGGACATTGCTGACATCAACAATGACGGCATGAAGGACATCTTCACCTTGGACATGTTACCAGAAGACAACAAACGCCAAAAGCTCCTCTATGGCCCGGAGAATTACGAACATTACGGATTGATGGTCTCAGAAGGCTTCCACCACCAAAATATGCGAAACATGCTGCAGGTAAATAACGGCAATAGCACCTTCAGTGAAATTGGCCAATTGGCGGGTATTTCCAATACAGATTGGAGTTGGTCTTCCCTTTTCTTTGATGCCAACAACGATGGATACAAAGACCTCTACATCACCAATGGCTACTACAGGGATTATACCAACCGTGATTTCCTCAAATACAAAGGGGATTATTATTTCCAAAAGGCCATCAATCGTGAAAAAGCAGACACGCTAGAACTGGTCACTTCCATGACTTCCACTCCCCTCCCCAATTACGCCTTCCAAAACAAGGGTGACTTGACCTTCAGGGACGTCTCTGAAGAATGGGGCCTGGCCAAGCACGGCTTCTCCAACGGGGCTGCTTATGCAGATCTCAACAACGATGGACGGCTAGATTTGGTGGTAAATAATCTAAACGACTTTGCCTCCATTTACCAAAACACCTCCAATCCTGGCACCAAAGGAAATTTCCTGAAGGTAACACTTAAAGGCGAAGGCAAGAACACCTACGGCATTGGCAGCCAAGTAACCGTTTTCACCGAACACCGTGCGCTGATACTCGAACAAATGCCTACAAGAGGCTTTCAGTCATCGATCAGCTATACCTTGCACTTTGGATTGGGGGGCAGTGAAAAAGTGGATTCTCTGCGGGTCTTGTGGCCTTCCGGCAAAACCCAAACCTTACAAGCGATCTCTGCTAACCAGACCATCCTGCTCTCTGAATCCCAGGCTACCCCAATGGAAAGCAGAAAAATGCCTCGCACAGTCGCGGCTTACTACGAATCAGCCCCATCTCCGGTACAATACCATCACAAGGAAAAAGGATACAATGACTTCAAGCGACAACCGCTTTTAACGGAAATGCCCAGTTACCTAGGCCCTAAGCTGGCCGCCACGAATGCGGTGGACGGTAGCACGCTATTATATATCGGAGGCACTAAAGGTAATCCTGGAAAACTTTTTAAAGCCGATACCACTGGCCACCTCACCCCCACATCCGCCATCGTAACAGGCGAAGAATATACAGACGCCGATGCCCTCTTTCTGGATGCCAATCAGGACGGCCATCCTGATCTGTACTTGGCCAGCGGCGGGTACCATAACTATACCCCCAAGGACGAGGCACTACAGGACCGACTTTACCTTAATGATGGCACAGGAAAGCTGCTCCAAAATCCGGAAGCATTGCCAAAAATGCTGACAAGCACAGCCGTGGTCAAGAGTGCCGATATCAACCAAGATGGATTTCCAGACCTGTTCGTAGGCGGGCGGATCGTCCCAGGAAAATACCCGGAGATTCCCAATAGCTACCTGCTTATAAATGACGGAACCGGAACATTTACCGACGCCACTTCTATCCTCGCCCCGGACATCAGCAATCTGGGAATGGTAACCGACGCGGCTTGGACAGACCTCAATGGCGATCGGTTCAGCGATCTTATCATTGTAGGTGAATGTATGTCCGTTCAGGTTTTTATCAACCAACATGGCAAACAACTGATCAACCAAACATCCCAATGGCTCGCGAGTTCACCTCATGGCCTCTGGAACAGCCTGGCCAAAGGCGATTTTGATGGGGACGGAGATGACGACCTGATCCTGGGAAATTACGGATTAAACTCACAACTGAAAGCCTCCAAAGAACATCCCATCACTTTGTACTATGGCGATTTTGACGAAAACGGTTCCATTGACCCGCTGATGGTGAGGTACGTGCAAGGCGAGGCCTATCCATTTGCTAGCCGCGATGAGCTGCTGGACCAGCTGTACGGCATGCGCAGCAAGTTTACCGATTATGAATCCTATTCCAAGGCGAAGATTGAGGACATTTTGACCAAGTCACAATTGGAATCGGCCGATAGACTTACCGTCAATGAACTCAAGACACTGTATCTTGAAAACACGGGCAACACCTTCACGATCCATTCCCTGCCGATTGAAGCGCAATTTGCGCCTGTTTACAGCATTGAGGTGATGGATTTTGATGAAAATGGAACATTGGATTTTATCCTTGGCGGAAACCAAACGTTTACCCGGCTTCGAATCGGTGCAATGGACGCGAATTATGGACAGGTGTTTTTGGGTGATGGCAACGGTCATTTCAGTTACTTGCCCCAAAACCAGTCTGGGCTCACCATCAAAGGGGATATCAAGTCCATCCTTCCCATTCGCTTGCCTGAAGGAGATTTTCTGCTTTTTGGCCTGAACAACCAAGGCATCGTGGCCTACAAAAAAGTAAAGTAA